The proteins below come from a single Chitinophaga pinensis DSM 2588 genomic window:
- a CDS encoding thiamine pyrophosphate-dependent enzyme, producing MFKDSTSVPTFKAAVPGKERSSGKQVTLLKAYRFMQQAAHMAAIYEANRNICKYVHSTSRGHEAIQIATGMQLQPWDYASPYYRDDSMLLAMGFTPYELMLQLLAKRDDPASAGRSYYSHPSSLDPDKPVIPHQSSATGMQVIPATGMAQGIRYLEKTGSPLLKTGPKGELPVVLCSLGDGSVTEGEVSEAWQSAVLWELPVIYLVQDNEWGISASSEETRVMDAYEYAAGFKGMERMRVDGSNFEECYHAIGAAISYVRQERKPMLVHACVPLLGHHTSGVRKEWYRTDDDLALHAEKDPLPLLRQRLLEIGVEEKDLLAIESDTPKYISLEFDRATEAFEPTADTVADHVFAPAAVTFEKGERLPANGNKVMMVDAALHAVEEILQQYPEAVFFGQDVGRRLGGVFREAATLAEKFGDNRVYNTAIQEAYIVGSTAGLSAVGVKPIVEIQFADYLYPGFNQLVTEISKSCYLSNGKFPVQTLVRVPIGAYGGGGPYHSGSVESTLLTIKGIKVVYPSNAADMKGLMKAAFLDPNPVVMLEHKGLYWSKVPGTQGAITIEPDTDYVIPLGKGRVVQQAHPRDVKKGDTICIITYGMGVYWAQAAATQFPGQVEIIDLRTLFPLDEELVYSTVQKHGKCLILTEEQLNNSFAQALAGRVQRVCFKSLDAPVFTLGALDLPAIPINTILENAMLPNPEKVAAAIKELLSY from the coding sequence GTGTTTAAAGATAGTACAAGTGTACCAACTTTTAAAGCTGCTGTTCCCGGTAAGGAGCGGTCTTCCGGCAAACAGGTAACACTATTGAAAGCATACCGCTTCATGCAGCAGGCAGCCCATATGGCGGCTATCTATGAAGCGAACCGCAATATCTGCAAATATGTACATTCCACTTCCCGCGGGCATGAGGCGATTCAGATCGCTACTGGTATGCAATTGCAGCCATGGGATTATGCCAGTCCTTATTACCGGGACGACAGTATGTTGCTGGCCATGGGATTCACGCCTTATGAGCTGATGCTACAGCTGCTGGCAAAACGGGATGATCCGGCATCTGCAGGTCGTTCTTATTATTCGCACCCCAGCAGTCTGGACCCGGACAAGCCTGTTATTCCACATCAGAGCAGTGCTACGGGTATGCAGGTCATTCCGGCAACAGGCATGGCGCAGGGTATCCGGTACCTGGAAAAAACAGGTTCGCCGCTGCTGAAGACAGGTCCGAAAGGAGAATTACCAGTTGTACTTTGTTCGCTGGGAGATGGCAGCGTAACGGAAGGAGAAGTCAGCGAAGCATGGCAAAGCGCTGTGTTATGGGAGTTGCCTGTCATCTACCTTGTACAGGACAATGAATGGGGGATTTCCGCCAGTTCGGAAGAAACCCGTGTCATGGATGCCTACGAATATGCAGCCGGTTTTAAAGGCATGGAACGCATGCGTGTCGATGGCAGCAACTTCGAAGAATGCTACCATGCAATAGGCGCTGCTATCAGCTATGTAAGACAAGAGCGCAAACCCATGCTGGTACACGCCTGTGTCCCTTTATTAGGTCACCATACCTCCGGTGTGCGTAAAGAATGGTACCGCACAGACGATGACCTGGCATTACATGCAGAAAAAGACCCCTTGCCATTGCTGCGCCAGCGACTGCTGGAGATAGGAGTGGAGGAAAAAGATCTTTTGGCGATAGAGTCAGACACCCCCAAATATATCAGTCTCGAATTTGACAGGGCAACAGAGGCTTTCGAGCCAACCGCTGATACTGTAGCAGATCACGTTTTTGCCCCGGCAGCAGTAACCTTTGAAAAAGGAGAGAGACTACCCGCCAACGGTAACAAAGTAATGATGGTGGATGCTGCGCTGCACGCAGTAGAAGAAATTTTACAACAATATCCTGAAGCCGTATTTTTCGGTCAGGACGTAGGTCGCCGTCTCGGTGGCGTATTCCGCGAAGCAGCTACATTGGCTGAGAAATTCGGCGATAACAGGGTATACAATACCGCCATCCAGGAAGCCTATATCGTTGGTTCGACCGCCGGCCTTTCAGCTGTAGGTGTCAAACCTATAGTAGAGATCCAGTTTGCTGACTATCTGTACCCAGGTTTCAATCAGCTGGTCACAGAAATCTCCAAATCCTGTTACCTGAGCAATGGAAAGTTCCCCGTGCAGACACTCGTACGTGTGCCTATCGGCGCCTACGGTGGAGGAGGACCTTACCATTCCGGTAGCGTGGAATCTACCTTACTGACTATCAAAGGCATCAAAGTCGTATATCCGTCTAATGCTGCCGATATGAAAGGTCTCATGAAAGCAGCCTTCCTGGATCCCAATCCGGTTGTCATGCTGGAACACAAAGGACTGTACTGGAGTAAAGTCCCCGGCACGCAGGGCGCTATCACCATCGAACCGGACACCGATTATGTTATCCCATTGGGTAAAGGAAGAGTCGTACAGCAAGCCCATCCCCGCGACGTCAAAAAAGGCGATACCATCTGTATCATCACCTACGGAATGGGCGTATACTGGGCACAGGCTGCCGCTACACAATTCCCCGGACAGGTAGAGATCATCGATCTGCGCACACTCTTCCCATTAGATGAAGAACTGGTGTACAGCACGGTGCAAAAGCATGGAAAATGCCTGATCCTGACAGAAGAACAACTCAACAATTCCTTTGCACAGGCATTGGCCGGACGTGTACAACGTGTTTGTTTCAAGTCGCTCGATGCACCGGTATTTACCCTTGGCGCCCTCGACCTGCCTGCCATTCCGATTAATACCATCCTTGAAAATGCGATGTTACCGAATCCTGAAAAGGTGGCGGCTGCAATTAAGGAGTTATTGTCTTATTAA
- a CDS encoding DUF6268 family outer membrane beta-barrel protein: protein MKLTNRTSIQDAPPAILFAIIMLLSAFLPVTGFSQGYIEGVNISYEHMPMKIETPHGDQKFTGSNFKVATTVPIFLTPNKSKYLLVGGNLEAFNFSGTHPDFEVKRVYSISPTLGYSTMVTRSFNLTFLLTPTMNSDYKDVKGADVNFGAVVRGSWKVSDNLTWRGILGYRRQFYGPQYVVLVGMDWKVNDKWRIFGDLPHSTTVSYAVNEKVNTGFNLFVQQSTYRLKNQQRYFEYNTVNPGFFAEYYVSPKWAVRATAAYTLIRNMEIYNKNDKADGFIDFYEMGDRKDPINPEVASGLSFKIGLSYRIVPGRR from the coding sequence ATGAAACTAACTAATCGAACATCAATACAGGATGCACCACCTGCTATCCTTTTTGCAATTATAATGTTACTATCCGCATTTCTACCTGTAACCGGTTTCAGCCAGGGATACATCGAAGGCGTTAACATCAGTTATGAACACATGCCGATGAAGATCGAAACGCCGCATGGCGATCAGAAATTCACCGGAAGCAATTTTAAAGTAGCGACTACAGTCCCTATTTTTCTCACCCCCAACAAGTCTAAATACCTGCTGGTGGGTGGGAACCTGGAAGCCTTCAATTTTTCAGGCACACATCCCGATTTTGAAGTCAAAAGAGTGTATAGTATTTCTCCCACATTAGGCTATAGTACAATGGTTACCAGGAGTTTTAACCTCACGTTCCTGTTGACGCCAACGATGAACAGTGATTATAAAGACGTAAAGGGCGCCGATGTTAACTTTGGTGCTGTGGTAAGAGGAAGCTGGAAAGTAAGCGATAACCTGACCTGGAGGGGCATTCTTGGCTACCGTAGGCAGTTCTATGGGCCACAGTATGTCGTATTGGTTGGAATGGACTGGAAAGTCAATGATAAGTGGCGGATATTTGGTGATCTTCCCCATAGTACAACGGTGAGTTACGCGGTGAATGAAAAGGTAAATACCGGTTTTAATTTGTTCGTGCAGCAGTCGACATACCGTCTGAAAAACCAGCAGCGCTACTTCGAATACAATACAGTGAACCCTGGCTTCTTCGCTGAATATTACGTATCTCCTAAATGGGCAGTTCGCGCTACGGCAGCCTATACCCTTATCCGGAACATGGAAATCTATAACAAAAATGATAAAGCAGATGGTTTTATCGATTTCTACGAAATGGGTGACCGGAAAGATCCGATCAATCCGGAAGTAGCCAGTGGTCTTTCTTTTAAAATAGGATTGAGTTATAGAATTGTTCCCGGTAGAAGATAG
- a CDS encoding fumarylacetoacetate hydrolase family protein gives MTRIIIGLAIGCILTLLDIYPVYSRLLPTLEPIKRVRYVTEHFIDTIAQIGSSRKHSLIIKSPEDALTISRFYQDGQVHTLAVLEDDGESVTGVDLSVALKRYDDHSFDVIRNMKFDEIVQLIQTSSERHVVKYEELLPSVAGDKHLAIGINYAEHGKETGQVRPFMFPKYVDTDPAIHQLNYTSGWLLDHEVELGIVFPSDVCAVADLDHTLIGFLVVNDFTDRATLMRKMDSKNVTGGKGFPDAKSKKGFLPTGPYMVIPRDWRAFVQELRLQLSVNGNLRQDGAAKDMVWNIDRIIEHSLAVRREKKSFYQDKMVSLFDGDCIPANSIIITGTPSGVVFNAPAKGFIFGTVTKYIFTGGFFTAKMHPYILRQYLKKEMTNPRYLKPGDQVQSSISFLGSIKTSVKE, from the coding sequence ATGACTAGAATAATCATTGGTTTGGCAATTGGCTGTATTTTGACATTATTGGATATTTATCCTGTTTATTCCCGCTTACTACCAACTTTGGAACCCATAAAAAGAGTCCGGTATGTGACTGAGCATTTCATTGATACGATCGCTCAGATAGGTAGCAGCAGAAAGCATTCTCTGATAATAAAATCACCGGAAGATGCCCTTACCATCAGTCGGTTTTATCAGGATGGACAGGTGCATACGCTTGCTGTGCTGGAGGATGATGGGGAAAGTGTAACAGGGGTGGATCTTAGTGTCGCATTAAAACGATATGACGATCATTCATTTGATGTGATAAGAAATATGAAATTTGACGAGATCGTACAACTTATTCAAACCTCTTCAGAAAGACATGTCGTAAAATATGAAGAGCTGCTACCTAGTGTAGCTGGAGATAAACACTTAGCTATCGGGATCAATTATGCGGAACATGGAAAGGAAACTGGTCAGGTAAGACCTTTTATGTTTCCCAAGTATGTAGACACGGATCCGGCGATCCATCAGTTAAACTATACCAGCGGCTGGCTCCTGGATCATGAGGTGGAACTCGGTATTGTGTTTCCGTCAGATGTTTGTGCTGTTGCAGACCTCGACCACACACTGATCGGATTTTTAGTAGTGAATGACTTCACTGACAGAGCCACACTTATGCGGAAAATGGATAGCAAAAACGTAACCGGAGGGAAAGGCTTCCCGGATGCTAAAAGTAAAAAAGGATTTTTGCCGACGGGTCCTTACATGGTTATTCCCAGAGACTGGCGGGCATTCGTACAGGAATTGAGACTGCAACTTTCTGTGAATGGTAACCTACGGCAGGATGGTGCGGCTAAAGATATGGTTTGGAACATCGATAGGATCATTGAGCATTCATTGGCGGTAAGAAGAGAGAAGAAAAGTTTTTATCAGGATAAAATGGTCAGCTTGTTCGACGGTGATTGTATTCCTGCTAATAGTATTATCATCACCGGAACGCCTTCCGGCGTTGTCTTTAACGCTCCTGCAAAGGGCTTCATTTTTGGCACTGTTACAAAATATATATTCACGGGTGGATTTTTTACGGCTAAAATGCACCCATACATTTTGCGGCAGTACCTGAAAAAAGAAATGACAAATCCCCGTTATCTCAAACCAGGAGACCAGGTGCAAAGTTCAATTAGTTTTTTAGGATCAATAAAGACAAGTGTGAAAGAGTGA